The [Pantoea] beijingensis genomic sequence AAAATCTTTTGAATATGCGGGCTGGCCGCCTGCTGAAACGGTAAACAGCGTACGGCCATGAAAGGCATTGTTGAACGCGACAATGCCGCTTTTTGCCGGACTAAATTTATCGTGGGCATATTTGCGTGCAAGCTTCAGCGCAGCCTCATTAGCTTCTGCACCTGAATTACAGAAAAATACCCGTTCGGCAAAGGTGGCATCAATCAGCTGTTTCGCCAGTCGTAATATGGGTTCATTGGTATAACCATTTCCGGTATGCCACAGGCGAGCGGCCTGCTGCTGTAGGGCCTGCTGCAGTTCAGGATGTGCGTGGCCTAAAGCGTTTACTGCAATGCCGCCAGCAAAATCGATATAGTCTTTATCGTTCTGATCCCACAGTGTGGAGCCTTCCGCACGTACCGGAATAAAATTAGCGGGTACATAGGTGGGAACAATCCATTGATCATAATTTTCACGCGATATTGACTGTTGCATAGCGTCCTCACTGGTTCACGGCGACATGGTGAATAAAAAGTTTAAATAATGTTAATGAAATGAATCATTGCAGCTCTACTCTAGATTGCAGCCTTCGTGCCAGCCAGCATTAAAAATGCATATAACGCACACATAAACGTAATATCAATAAGTTACAGCAGGTGGATATTCACAATAAATGCATAAAAAGTGAATAATAATACGATTCACGCGTGAAATCCGAATATAAAACAGAAAAATTATTCATATACAAAATAAAATGTTGCTTTTGTGATCTGTGGTGAAATTTGGTTTTATTTCAACGCCTTTTATGCCCAAACGCAGGGCATAATGCACCAATAAGAAGCATTACGCTGCCTGCCTGTTATAGGTCAAAATTAATTAACTGTGTCTGTTATAGATAGCGGTTCTATGTTTGACTGTCCCTCTCAGGGTGTCTGAATACTCCGGCCGCTCAACGCAGTGGGTTCCGCGGATAGCCAGCGGCTTCCGGCAGTGTTCAGAATAGAGGTATCGACTTATTCAGATAATTTACCGGAATGGGCAGATGAGGCAGCAGCTTGCTGCATCAAGGTTTACACTTGTACAGGCTGGTCAGCTGGTCATCCCAGTCTGGTTCTTAATGGAAGCATCGTAATGACAATAATGAGGTGGCTATGTTCGGTTTAGATGCATTCGAACTGGCAAGGATACAATTCGCGTTCACGGTCTCTTTCCATATTATTTTCCCCGCCATTACTATCGGTCTTGCAAGTTTTCTGATGGTGCTGGAGGGGCTATGGCTGAAAACTAAAAATGAAACCTGGCGCGATCTTTATCATTTCTGGTTGAAAATTTTCGCGGTTAACTTTGGTATGGGCGTGGTGTCCGGGCTGGTAATGGCTTATCAGTTTGGTACGAACTGGAGCGGTTTTTCAGCGTTTGCCGGCAGTATTTCCGGTCCGTTGCTGACCTATGAAGTATTAACGGCATTCTTCCTTGAGGCAGGTTTCCTCGGGGTTATGATGTTTGGCTGGAACCGCGTTGGACCAGGACTCCATTTCTTCTCCACTTGTATGGTCGCGTTGGGTACGCTGATGTCCACCTTCTGGATCCTGGCGTCCAATAGCTTTATGCAGACGCCCCAAGGATACGAAATCGTCAATAATCAGCTGATCCCCGTCGACTGGCTTAAAGTGGTCTTTAATCCCTCTTTCCCTTACCGCCTGTTGCATATGGCCACAGCATCATTCCTTGCAACCGCCTTTTTTGTCGGTGCCTCCGGTGCCTGGCATCTCCTCAAGGGGAACAAAACGCCAGCCGTGAAAAGAATGTTCTCAATGGCAATGTGGATGGCGCTGATCGTTGCGCCTATTCAGGCAGGAATTGGTGATGCACACGGCCTGAATACGCTGGAGCACCAGCCGGCTAAGATTGCCGCAATTGAAGGACACTGGGAGAATAAAGGCAGTGAGCCCACGCCACTGATCCTGTTTGGTTTACCGGATATGCAGGCAGAACAGACAAAATATGCGGTGGAGATCCCTTATCTGGGGAGCCTTATTCTGACCCACAGTCTCGAAAAACAGATCCCGGCACTAAAAAGCTTTGCGCCCGAAGATCGACCAAATTCGACTATCGTTTTCTGGTCATTTCGTATCATGGTCGGCCTGGGGTTACTGATGATAGCGGCGGGTCTCTGGAGTCTGTTATTGCGTTTTCGTCATCGCCTGTACGAACAACGCCTGTTTCATCGATTTGTATTGCTACTGGGGCCCTCCGGCCTGCTGGCCATTCTTGCTGGATGGTTTACAACTGAAGTGGGTCGCCAGCCGTGGGTTGTGTATGGTCTGCTACGGACGCGTGATGCGGTTTCTGCCCACGGGACTCTGCATATGTCGCTGAGCCTGCTGGCATTTATCCTGGTCTATGGTTCGGTATTTGGTGTTGGCGTAGTTTATCTACTGAAACTGATCAGTAAAGGGCCACAACCCTATGTCGAACACGCTGCGACAGGTGGGCCCGGTACACCGCGCACCGCCTCTCGACCACTTTCCGCGGCGGATGAGCCCCTTGACGATCGGAGAAACCACTGATGGGTATCGATCTTGCTTTGATCTGGTTCATTATTATCGTCTTTAGCATCCTGATGTATGTTGTCATGGACGGCTTTGATCTGGGTATCGGTTTGCTGTATCCCATGATGCGTAAAACCGCAGATCGCGATGTCATGATGAATACCGTCGCCCCGGTATGGGACGGTAACGAAACCTGGCTGGTCATGGGCGGAGCTGCCCTGTTTGGCGCCTTCCCTCTCGCATACTCGGTTATACTGGATGCGCTGGCGATACCTCTGATGGTGATGCTTATCGGCCTGATCTTCCGTGGTGTTGCCTTTGAGTTTCGCTTCAAAGCGACCCCTGCACACCGACCGTTTTGGGACAAGGCATTTATCGCAGGTTCATTTGTGGCCACCTTTGCGCAAGGTGTAGTACTGGGTGCTTTTTTGAATGGGTTCCCGGTTGATGGACGTCGCTGGTCAGGCGACGTGTTCGACTGGTTTACCCCCTTCAGCCTGTTTTGCGGCGTGGGACTACTGGTGGCCTACGCGCTGCTGGGATGCAGTTGGCTGATTATTAAAACGGAAGGCGAACTGTTAATCGCTATGCGTAAACTGGCACGTCCGCTGCTGCTGGCCCTGCTGGTGATCCTGGCTATCGTCAGTGGCTGGACACCACTTACACATGTGGCCATTGCTGAACGGTGGTTTACCTTGCCGAATCTGTTCTTCTTCCTGCCCGTACCAATTCTGGTGCTGCTGGTATCATGGGGATTGTGGCGTTGCGCGTGGGATCCGAATGCGCACTATGCTCCTTTTATCCTGACGCTGGTGCTGGTGTTCCTCGGTTTTAGCGGGCTGGGAATCAGCATCTGGCCAAATTTGATCCCTCCGGCAATCAACTTCAGAGACGCCGCCGCGCCGCCGCAAAGTTTGGGCTTTATGTTAGTCGGTGCTCTGTTCATTATCCCGCTGATTCTGGTGTACACCTTTTGGAGCTATTACGTTTTCCGCGGCAAAATTAAACCTGAACACGGCTATCATTGAGGAACGGTATAATGACCCTGATTCAACGGATGACGCGCAAGAGTGAGAAACAACCGCTTTGGAAAAGGCTCGGCTGGATGCTGCTAATTTGGACCAGCAGTGTGTTAGCGTTATTTCTGGTCGCCGCGCTGTTCCGGGCACTGATGACTGCCGCAGGCCTAAAACTTCACTGATCGTGAATGCGGATTTCCCCATTTGCTCTTCATAATGCAGAAACGCACTCCCTTGAAGCGGCGAATCCTCGCCGCTTTTTTATGAATGATCCGCAGCATAGGCCATCAGGTTAACCGGAAACGCACATCGGGGTGCATCGCCTCCGGCAAATCACGTTCCTGATTCATTTCACGCAGGTTAATTTCAATGTTGTTACACATCGCATCCATCGGCAGATGGTTTTTCGCATAGCCAAAAGGCGTTTCCAGCTCTTCCGCCAGCGTGTCCAGGGAAAGAAACGTGTACGAAATAAATACGGAAACAACTGGCGTCATATAGTGCAAATCAGGCACCAGGGCAAATGGCAGCAGCGTACAAAAAAGGTAAACCGTGCGGTGCAGCAATAAACCATAGGCAAAGGGCACGGGCATACTGGCAAGACGCTCGCAACCGCCCAAAACCTGGGTCAATTGGTTAAGATTCTGGTCCATATTGGTGTAGAGAATATCGGAGATCTGGCCATTACGCCGCTGCTCAGCCAGCCATTGCGATAACTGTAACTCAATAAAGTTAGTTGGCGCCCGGCGATGCAAAATTTTCTCGGCATTTTCACCCAGGAAGCGGGTGAGATCATGACGTGCGTCGGTGCCACGTAGCTGGTGCTTCATGCTGTAGCAAAATGCCAGCAGCAGCGATGTCACTTGCTGTGCTTCATGTGGACAAATGGCCAATGCCTGTCGCTGAATATTACGGCAGGCAATCAGCAAATTTCCCCACATCTGTCGTGCTTCGGTATAACGCGCATAACATACGCTGTTACGAAAACCGAGAAATATTGCAATGGAAACACCTAACAGGCTGAATGGGGCGAGCGTTAATTTGATGCCCAGAGACTCATACCAGCCCAGGCAAAAAATAGCGATAAGGGACATCGCCAGATTAAGACCGAGCCGAAACAGAATGCCTGGCAGCACTGAGCCCTGCCAGGCAAAGAGGCGGATAAACCAATGACAATTGGGACGAATGATCATGATATGCAGGTGATAATGATTTTCGCTGATTGTGGCAAAAACCTTATCACCTGCCTAGCTAATTTTGAGAGATTGATCACATTTATTTGCCGTATGAAATCGGGCACGAAACGCGTCTTACGGTGACATAATATTGAGTGAGTCCGCAGCAGGATGTTGCTGCAGCGATATAGGCGGTGCAAGTTTTAACGTGATCCAGTTTGAGGTTACGCGTTGTTGCTTGCTGTCTTCCAGCGTTACCGATAGACGATATTCATTGCTGGCTTCAGGAGCACTGTCCCACACGGGCATAATGACTGACCATCCCTGCGGGTCATTATTGTTCTCAGGTGGCGTCAAACTCAGCGCCTGCGTATCACCCTGCCAGCTTACGCGGATAATTTTATTCGCGGCACGGATCTGCAGCTTAAGTGGCAGATACTCGCCGGGCTGGACCTGCCACGGAGGCGTCGCAAGGAAAACACCCAGCGTTTTCCGCTGGCGAAACTCCAGCACTGGCGTGTTGCTACGTTCGACGCTGTTATAACGACTCCCGCGCAGCGAGTGGGCTTCAGCCACGTTATCGGCAGACAGTTGTTTGCTCAGGGCTACACCCGGCCGGTAGTTCAGCCGTAACCCGAGCTGATCCTGCGAGACACCGCCTTCCCCTTCTTTATGCGACGCCGTCAAGGTGATCAGCGGTACTGGTGTGTAATTAACGCCCAACTTAACTGCGACCGGATTATTATATCCACTGCCGTTATTAAACAGATCGACGCTGTTCCCAAGGTACTGCTCATACGTTACGGATAGACCTAACTGGCGATAAAAAGGGAGATAGCCTTGGGTTGTAATGTCGTAGCCGCGTGCCATCCTCTGTTGAGCACGGGCAGAGCTATTACGCCAACCTGAAAGCGGCGAATAGTAATTGGCGGAAAAGCGTAGGTAATCTCCCCATGCTTCAGTACCAACCGACGCTCGTTGTAATCCACTCTCTAAAAGACGATCGACAAAAGCGTTGTAGCCTAATAACCATTTCCCTGCGATCACGCGTTGACCCAGACCCGCATTCCCTACCGTGCCATCATCAGTCTGCTCAATGCCCAACTGGGTAAACGTCAGATATTGATACTTATCCTGCCAGGGCGTAAAAAGCTGCACACCACTGCCATTCAGATTACCGTCCATATCCACGTTAAGCGCCAGGCTGGCAGTGCCGTAAGGTGAAAGCA encodes the following:
- a CDS encoding bestrophin family protein produces the protein MIIRPNCHWFIRLFAWQGSVLPGILFRLGLNLAMSLIAIFCLGWYESLGIKLTLAPFSLLGVSIAIFLGFRNSVCYARYTEARQMWGNLLIACRNIQRQALAICPHEAQQVTSLLLAFCYSMKHQLRGTDARHDLTRFLGENAEKILHRRAPTNFIELQLSQWLAEQRRNGQISDILYTNMDQNLNQLTQVLGGCERLASMPVPFAYGLLLHRTVYLFCTLLPFALVPDLHYMTPVVSVFISYTFLSLDTLAEELETPFGYAKNHLPMDAMCNNIEINLREMNQERDLPEAMHPDVRFRLT
- a CDS encoding DUF2474 domain-containing protein, yielding MTLIQRMTRKSEKQPLWKRLGWMLLIWTSSVLALFLVAALFRALMTAAGLKLH
- a CDS encoding YchO/YchP family invasin, which encodes MSNVFPAAYALQVDSTVEAYPFDNPSRFTDMQSTLPELGNVSDSEAFSRQLATVAKSIGEASMNHNSDDSLRLQASRWAFNHFRDEIAERVANTGQSLLSPYGTASLALNVDMDGNLNGSGVQLFTPWQDKYQYLTFTQLGIEQTDDGTVGNAGLGQRVIAGKWLLGYNAFVDRLLESGLQRASVGTEAWGDYLRFSANYYSPLSGWRNSSARAQQRMARGYDITTQGYLPFYRQLGLSVTYEQYLGNSVDLFNNGSGYNNPVAVKLGVNYTPVPLITLTASHKEGEGGVSQDQLGLRLNYRPGVALSKQLSADNVAEAHSLRGSRYNSVERSNTPVLEFRQRKTLGVFLATPPWQVQPGEYLPLKLQIRAANKIIRVSWQGDTQALSLTPPENNNDPQGWSVIMPVWDSAPEASNEYRLSVTLEDSKQQRVTSNWITLKLAPPISLQQHPAADSLNIMSP
- the cydB gene encoding cytochrome d ubiquinol oxidase subunit II, whose protein sequence is MGIDLALIWFIIIVFSILMYVVMDGFDLGIGLLYPMMRKTADRDVMMNTVAPVWDGNETWLVMGGAALFGAFPLAYSVILDALAIPLMVMLIGLIFRGVAFEFRFKATPAHRPFWDKAFIAGSFVATFAQGVVLGAFLNGFPVDGRRWSGDVFDWFTPFSLFCGVGLLVAYALLGCSWLIIKTEGELLIAMRKLARPLLLALLVILAIVSGWTPLTHVAIAERWFTLPNLFFFLPVPILVLLVSWGLWRCAWDPNAHYAPFILTLVLVFLGFSGLGISIWPNLIPPAINFRDAAAPPQSLGFMLVGALFIIPLILVYTFWSYYVFRGKIKPEHGYH
- a CDS encoding cytochrome ubiquinol oxidase subunit I encodes the protein MFGLDAFELARIQFAFTVSFHIIFPAITIGLASFLMVLEGLWLKTKNETWRDLYHFWLKIFAVNFGMGVVSGLVMAYQFGTNWSGFSAFAGSISGPLLTYEVLTAFFLEAGFLGVMMFGWNRVGPGLHFFSTCMVALGTLMSTFWILASNSFMQTPQGYEIVNNQLIPVDWLKVVFNPSFPYRLLHMATASFLATAFFVGASGAWHLLKGNKTPAVKRMFSMAMWMALIVAPIQAGIGDAHGLNTLEHQPAKIAAIEGHWENKGSEPTPLILFGLPDMQAEQTKYAVEIPYLGSLILTHSLEKQIPALKSFAPEDRPNSTIVFWSFRIMVGLGLLMIAAGLWSLLLRFRHRLYEQRLFHRFVLLLGPSGLLAILAGWFTTEVGRQPWVVYGLLRTRDAVSAHGTLHMSLSLLAFILVYGSVFGVGVVYLLKLISKGPQPYVEHAATGGPGTPRTASRPLSAADEPLDDRRNH